A section of the Streptomyces sp. SLBN-118 genome encodes:
- a CDS encoding TerD family protein has protein sequence MGVTLAKGGNVSLSKAAPNLTQVLVGLGWDARSTTGAPFDLDASALLCQSGRVLGDEWFVFYNNLRSPDGSVEHTGDNLTGEGEGDDESILVDLSQVPANVDKIIFPVSIHEADNRGQTFGQVSNAFIRVANQSDGQELARYDLSEDASTETAMIFGELYRYGGEWKFRAVGQGYASGLRGIALDFGVNVS, from the coding sequence ATGGGCGTCACGCTCGCCAAGGGAGGCAATGTCTCCCTCTCCAAGGCCGCACCGAACCTCACACAGGTGTTGGTCGGGCTCGGCTGGGACGCGCGTTCCACCACCGGAGCGCCCTTCGACCTCGACGCCAGTGCGCTGCTCTGCCAGTCCGGCCGGGTGCTCGGCGACGAGTGGTTCGTGTTCTACAACAACCTCAGGAGCCCCGACGGCTCCGTCGAGCACACCGGTGACAACCTCACGGGCGAGGGCGAGGGGGACGACGAATCGATTCTCGTGGACCTCTCGCAGGTGCCGGCCAATGTCGACAAGATCATCTTTCCGGTCTCCATCCATGAGGCCGACAACCGGGGCCAGACCTTTGGCCAGGTCAGCAATGCTTTCATCCGGGTGGCCAACCAGTCGGACGGCCAGGAGCTCGCGCGCTACGACCTGAGCGAGGACGCCTCGACCGAGACCGCGATGATCTTCGGTGAGCTCTACCGCTACGGCGGCGAATGGAAGTTCCGAGCCGTGGGGCAGGGGTACGCGTCGGGTCTGCGGGGCATCGCTCTAGACTTCGGGGTCAATGTTTCCTAA